Sequence from the Deltaproteobacteria bacterium genome:
GGAGCTCATTTTCAATCCGCTTTCTCTCCGAAATATCACGTATATAGGCGTAAACCTTGCGCTCGCCTTCCAATGTTATCGCCTTGGCGATGCACACCTCTACATCCTTTGTCAGCCCCCCGGCGGTGCTGAGCTTGCCCTCTGAACAGCTTTTCTCACCATAGCGTTCCGGGTGGGTAAAAAGCTCCTCCACTAACTGGTGAAAATAGGTACCTAAAAGAGAAAGGGCATTACTTCGTTTTAGTTCCCTATTATCGTAGCCGGTAATAACTGCTGCCATCTGATTGGCAAATTCCACTTTATATCGTTCATCAAAAACCAGGATAGCGTCGTTGGCCAGTTCGATAATGGACTTATACATCGTGGTTTACTCCTTTCATTTGGTATATCTTTCCTTATAAGCTTCCTGAACCAGAGTTCCCTGAGTTTGATTTCGCCATTCCCTGGCAGGTTTTATCCTGAGAATGTTTTCCAACCTGTTCTGTTGCTTTAGACGTTTATGAATCTCAAACCAGGCACAAGGGGTGTCTTTGCTCACTTCACATTTACCTTCACGAGATGTTCCTCCGCATGGTCCGTTGAAAAGACTCTTGGCGCATCTTGTTACAGGGCAAATTCCTCCTGTTTCTCCAAGCACACATTCTCCACAGTTTCGGCAACTCTCCTCAAACCATCCGAGATCTCGATCCACTCCGACAAACATGGTGTTTAAAGCCGGAAAGACAGGTTTTTCAGGATAGCGGTCCGCGATGAACTGGACCCCGGCGCCACAAGCCATCGAGATGATAGCCTCAGAGGATTTTATCCTCTCATCCAGCAGGAAATAAAAATCGGCATTGCATTGTCTCTCAATCGTAAAGCCATCTATCTGGGGTGAAATATGGTCCGGTTCAAAAGCTTTTTTCAGTTCTTCATTTAAGAGATCAACTTCCCTTTGACCCCCTGAAAGACAAATGGAAGTACAACCCCCACAACCGACATTCAAAACTTTCCTGAAGTGTTTTACCATATCCCTGATTTCGGCAAAAGGCTTTCTTTCCGCAACGATCATTTTCTCCCTCCCAGGTAAATGTCGAGAAATTATCTCCGGATATGGCACTCCCCACAATACCGGGGACCTGTTTTTTTCTTTTCCTTCTGGTGGTACCCTGCGTGGCAACCGATACACTGGTCGTGAAAGGCCTGCTGCAAATTGAGGCGCAACTTTGAACCATGGCAATTTGAACAACGGATATCCGCATTTCCCGCCTCCAGTTTACTTTCGTCGAGAACATTTTTCCCCTTTTGATAAAGATGATGACACGCTTTACAGTCCAGTCCGGCCTCGATGTGCTGGTTATGGGGAAACGTCACTACCGGACGTCCTTTATTCTTAAAGGTATTCGAAGAATCTAATACCATCTTGTCCTGCTGCGCCATGAGGACGGATCCGGTTAAAGCGATCATGGCCGCCAACGTGATCATCAGAATCATGACGCATTTCCATTTCATACCCTTACTCCCTCAATCTACAACCAGCTTTCCGAAGAGACCTCATCTATCTGAGGGTACACATCCTGAGATCGGCAGATGCTACGGGTAAAAGCGATCATACTCGGAATGTTAATGCCGATTGGGCAATAACAACGGCTACAGAGGACACAGTTTCTCCACACGATCCCCTTGATCTCTATCAAAAATCGGCGATCCACTTCACCCCGCTTTTTATATAGTTTTCCTAAAGATTGAATGACTTTGTAAGAGGGCATGTATTGGGGATCTTTGTTATGAGCCCTATATAAGAAACAGCTTTCCGCACAAAGGCTGCAATGGGAGCAAAAAGACAGATATCGTTTCATTTTGCCTTTTTGACGATTCAACATCTCTTTGATCGTTTCGGTATCAATGGGCTTTATTTCCTGGTTGGACATTTTGCTCTCCGTTATTCCCTATGACATCGTAATCATTTGCGTTACCACGTCCTGCTTCCCCGGGTGAAACTGTATTCGCTCCCGATCAAGAAACGATACAGGAAGAAAAAGAGCATGTGACCCAATTTCGTAAACGGGATGGCTATGAGCAGGAGTTCTCCCGCGAGAATGTGAAGGATCATGATAATATGATAGTCAAACCACTGATGATATGCCAGAAATCCGGTTAAAAAGGGGGCGACTGCTATGAGCAGAACAACATAGTCGTATAGCGAAGTGATGGCTCGAACCCGAGCCAGAAAAAGGCGCCGCATCAGGAAAAACGCCGCGCAGATCAGTACCGCTATCGTCAACCCGTCGGTGAAAGATTCAGGGAGATTCCCAAGGCTTACCCCCCAAGACTGATTCAGGAGAATATTATGTCCCAGCAAGAAAATGGGCGCGAGGATCAGGCAGACATGGAACACCGATGTCGCAATCATCATGAGGGGATCGGTTTTCCATAAAGTCCATTGCCGGGAAGTAAGGGCGAAGAATGGTTTTTCCATGCCGGCGAGGGGTGGCAAAATCCATTCTTTTTTTTTCGTCAATTTGAAAAATTGGCTCCCCTGATAGAGCAGCCCCAAAACAAATATGATAAAAGAGGTGGATACTAACTGGCCTCCGATCAAATCGTACATGAACCTCTCCTTATCTAAACTTGAGGTCTGGGAAGGAGCTTGGCCCGTTCAGCGATTTCCGGCACCCGATGTTCCCATTCAATGGCCATCAGATGAATCCCATGTAATCCCTTAATTTGCTTCATCTCCTCAATCTGCTCAAGGCAGATTTTAATTCCTTCTTCGGCGCCGGCGCCCTTGGGCGCTTTTGCCATCCGGTCTATGATATCATCAGGGATAGTAATGCCGGAGACATTATTTGCCATGTATCGGGCCATACCGACTGATTTAAGAGGGGTCACTCCCGCCAGAATGTGCACCTTTTCGGTCAGTCCCATATCGCTGGCCTGTTTCATCCATTCCCGGAACAGTTTCATGTCATAAATGCATTGAGTCTGGATAAAGTCTGCCCCCGCGCTTATTTTTTTTGCCAAACGATGGACCCGCCATTCAAAAGGTTCAGCAAAGGGATTGGCAGCAGCGCCGATGAAGAGCTGAGGCGCCCCATCAATATCATCGCCGTTAAGAAATTTTTTGTCATCCCGCATCCTCTTTACCATTTGGACAAGTTGGATGGAATCAATGTCGAAGACCCCTTTGGTAAAAGGATGGTTGCCAAATTGCTGGTGGTCGCCTGATAGACAGAGCATATTCCGGATACCATGAGCATAGGCGCCCAGGATATCGCTCTGCATGGCGATACGGTTGCGGTCCCGACAGACCATCTGATAGTTCGGTTCCAACCCTTCCTGAATGGCAATTAAAGCCGCCGCCCAACTTGCCATTCGCACGACAGCAGTTTGGTTATCTGTGATGTTCACCATATCGGTGATCCCTTTTAGGTAACCGGCTTTCTTTCGGATCGCCTCCACATTGGCCCCCTGGGGCGGGCCGAGTTCAGAAGTGAAAGCAAAATGTCCAGCTTCGAGAACTCTTTCAAGACGGCTTCCTGACTTCATGGATATTTCCCTTTTCGTTAAAACTCCAACCATGAATCCGAGTAAAGGGTCTTCCCGATCAAGACCTTGGTCGTCTTGATAAAGTTCACCTGTTCCTTCGTCAGCGAGG
This genomic interval carries:
- a CDS encoding methylenetetrahydrofolate reductase C-terminal domain-containing protein → MIVAERKPFAEIRDMVKHFRKVLNVGCGGCTSICLSGGQREVDLLNEELKKAFEPDHISPQIDGFTIERQCNADFYFLLDERIKSSEAIISMACGAGVQFIADRYPEKPVFPALNTMFVGVDRDLGWFEESCRNCGECVLGETGGICPVTRCAKSLFNGPCGGTSREGKCEVSKDTPCAWFEIHKRLKQQNRLENILRIKPAREWRNQTQGTLVQEAYKERYTK
- a CDS encoding cytochrome c3 family protein, yielding MKWKCVMILMITLAAMIALTGSVLMAQQDKMVLDSSNTFKNKGRPVVTFPHNQHIEAGLDCKACHHLYQKGKNVLDESKLEAGNADIRCSNCHGSKLRLNLQQAFHDQCIGCHAGYHQKEKKKTGPRYCGECHIRR
- a CDS encoding 4Fe-4S dicluster domain-containing protein, producing MKRYLSFCSHCSLCAESCFLYRAHNKDPQYMPSYKVIQSLGKLYKKRGEVDRRFLIEIKGIVWRNCVLCSRCYCPIGINIPSMIAFTRSICRSQDVYPQIDEVSSESWL
- a CDS encoding methylenetetrahydrofolate reductase, which codes for MKSGSRLERVLEAGHFAFTSELGPPQGANVEAIRKKAGYLKGITDMVNITDNQTAVVRMASWAAALIAIQEGLEPNYQMVCRDRNRIAMQSDILGAYAHGIRNMLCLSGDHQQFGNHPFTKGVFDIDSIQLVQMVKRMRDDKKFLNGDDIDGAPQLFIGAAANPFAEPFEWRVHRLAKKISAGADFIQTQCIYDMKLFREWMKQASDMGLTEKVHILAGVTPLKSVGMARYMANNVSGITIPDDIIDRMAKAPKGAGAEEGIKICLEQIEEMKQIKGLHGIHLMAIEWEHRVPEIAERAKLLPRPQV